A genome region from Flavobacterium sp. CFS9 includes the following:
- a CDS encoding dienelactone hydrolase family protein, protein MKNSAFLLFATLLFSNGINAQLKAVKYTDGSQALSGLFAKSAKKSAQNPGILLIPAWLGIDKASKDIAENLSKLGYNVFIADIYGEGNKPANTAEAAKQSSYYKNNFEIYQKRINAALQELIKSGANADNIVAIGYCFGGTGVLEAARGHLNLKGVVSFHGSLARDAARKIEPITTKVLVCHGADDPYESKEEITAFQQEMRDSKADWQMIYYANAVHSFTNPEAGNDNSKGAAYNAVAAKRAFEHLQLFLNEVLKK, encoded by the coding sequence ATGAAAAATTCGGCCTTTCTCTTATTTGCTACCCTATTGTTTTCCAACGGTATAAATGCGCAGCTAAAAGCTGTAAAATACACTGACGGTTCTCAGGCTCTAAGTGGCTTATTTGCAAAATCTGCTAAAAAAAGCGCTCAAAATCCCGGTATTTTATTGATTCCGGCCTGGCTTGGTATCGACAAAGCTTCTAAAGATATTGCAGAAAACTTATCCAAATTAGGTTATAATGTTTTCATTGCTGATATCTATGGCGAAGGAAACAAACCTGCAAACACCGCCGAAGCGGCAAAGCAATCCAGTTACTACAAAAATAACTTTGAAATATATCAAAAACGCATCAATGCCGCATTACAGGAATTGATCAAATCAGGAGCCAACGCCGACAATATTGTAGCCATTGGGTACTGCTTTGGAGGAACCGGTGTTCTTGAAGCTGCGCGTGGACATTTGAATCTAAAAGGAGTGGTTTCTTTTCACGGAAGTTTAGCCAGAGATGCCGCCCGTAAAATTGAACCCATCACAACTAAAGTATTAGTCTGCCACGGAGCTGACGATCCATACGAATCAAAAGAAGAAATCACAGCTTTTCAACAGGAAATGAGAGATTCAAAAGCCGATTGGCAAATGATTTATTATGCCAATGCTGTACATTCTTTCACCAATCCTGAAGCTGGAAATGACAACTCAAAAGGAGCAGCCTATAACGCAGTTGCAGCAAAAAGAGCTTTTGAACATTTGCAGCTTTTCCTGAATGAAGTATTAAAAAAATAA
- a CDS encoding DUF3667 domain-containing protein, whose amino-acid sequence MSHSPIRKDKTCLNCRHVVEQKYCPNCGQENTESRKTFHYLFVHFFEDLTHYENTFWRTIRYLLFKPSALTSEYLAGKRLSYLAPVRLYIFISFVTFLMIALFPGHSKETPTDFDLNVSRKKEVPKNIFTGDLNDLKPGDGFDKFTREVDSVQKYAPEEKKLDSFSYWMIQKVKYVKEHNTKKELISKFTESFVHNIPKVLFIIMPLFAFILWLFHGKKRWYYFDHGIFTLHYFSFLLLVTSILFIIRRLVGLFGEDSPLSFISSITDFLGGLWMFYYFFPAHHRFYGETRWISFFKSIVLMFINFTVILFLLVFYIFYTFINLH is encoded by the coding sequence ATGTCACACAGTCCGATTAGAAAAGACAAAACCTGCTTAAACTGCAGACATGTTGTTGAACAAAAATACTGTCCCAATTGTGGGCAGGAAAACACCGAATCCCGAAAAACATTTCATTATCTGTTCGTTCACTTTTTTGAAGATCTGACACATTATGAAAATACTTTTTGGCGTACTATCAGATACCTTTTGTTTAAACCCTCTGCATTAACCTCAGAATATTTAGCCGGAAAACGTTTATCCTATTTGGCACCTGTACGCTTATACATCTTTATCAGTTTTGTTACTTTTTTAATGATTGCTTTATTTCCCGGCCATTCAAAAGAAACTCCGACTGATTTTGATCTCAACGTAAGCCGCAAAAAAGAAGTCCCAAAAAACATTTTTACAGGAGATCTTAATGATTTAAAACCCGGAGATGGTTTTGACAAATTTACAAGAGAAGTTGATTCCGTTCAAAAATATGCTCCGGAGGAAAAAAAATTAGATTCGTTTAGTTACTGGATGATTCAAAAAGTAAAATATGTAAAAGAACACAATACCAAAAAAGAACTCATTAGCAAGTTTACAGAGTCTTTTGTACACAACATTCCAAAAGTACTTTTCATTATAATGCCTCTATTTGCCTTCATTTTATGGCTCTTTCACGGTAAAAAAAGATGGTATTATTTTGATCATGGAATATTCACCTTACATTATTTTTCATTTTTGCTTCTCGTAACCTCCATCTTATTTATTATCCGGAGATTGGTTGGGTTATTTGGAGAAGACAGCCCACTATCTTTTATTTCAAGTATAACTGATTTTTTGGGAGGCCTTTGGATGTTTTACTATTTTTTTCCGGCACACCACCGCTTTTATGGCGAAACCAGATGGATTTCCTTCTTTAAAAGCATCGTATTGATGTTTATAAACTTTACTGTCATCTTATTTTTATTAGTTTTCTACATTTTCTATACCTTTATCAATTTACACTAA
- a CDS encoding M28 family peptidase: MKKIIILLLIGTAFSCKNTQSVTLKDNSEPSKYIDFISEKDLKTMLYVVASDEMEGRETGSKGQKKAGLYMIGQYKKHGISFPKGATDYYQHIPASFLNARRNENLPDSENIWAYIEGSEKPDEVLVISAHYDHVGVKNGDVYNGADDDGSGTVAVMEMAKAFAKAKKDGHGPKRSILFLHVTGEEHGLHGSRYYSENPLFPIANTIADINIDMIGRRDVEHEKTNNYVYVIGADRLSTDLHNIVVAQNEKYTKIDLDFKFNDPKDPNHFYERSDHYNFAKFGIPSVFFFNGVHEDYHRKGDEPQKIEYDALTKRTKLAFSIAWELANRADRPVVDKPIK; the protein is encoded by the coding sequence ATGAAAAAAATCATAATCCTGTTATTAATTGGTACTGCATTTTCGTGTAAAAACACACAATCAGTTACCTTAAAAGACAATTCAGAGCCGTCTAAATACATCGATTTTATTTCTGAAAAAGACCTAAAAACAATGCTTTATGTTGTGGCCTCTGACGAAATGGAGGGTCGAGAAACCGGATCGAAAGGACAAAAGAAAGCAGGTCTTTACATGATCGGGCAATACAAAAAACATGGAATTTCGTTCCCTAAAGGTGCAACCGATTATTACCAGCATATTCCTGCTTCATTTTTAAATGCCAGACGAAATGAAAACTTACCGGATTCAGAAAACATCTGGGCCTATATTGAAGGATCTGAAAAACCGGATGAAGTTTTGGTTATTTCTGCACATTACGATCACGTAGGAGTAAAAAATGGAGACGTTTATAATGGTGCTGATGATGATGGTTCGGGAACTGTAGCTGTAATGGAAATGGCAAAAGCATTTGCAAAAGCCAAAAAAGACGGACACGGTCCAAAACGCTCTATCCTGTTCCTGCACGTTACGGGTGAAGAACATGGCCTGCATGGTTCTCGTTATTATTCTGAAAATCCTTTATTTCCAATCGCCAATACCATTGCCGACATTAATATCGATATGATTGGCCGTCGCGATGTAGAACACGAAAAAACAAACAATTATGTATATGTAATTGGAGCTGACAGACTCTCCACTGATTTACACAATATTGTTGTGGCACAAAATGAAAAATACACTAAAATTGACTTAGATTTTAAATTCAACGATCCGAAAGATCCAAATCATTTTTACGAGCGTTCCGATCATTATAACTTTGCAAAATTCGGAATTCCATCCGTTTTCTTCTTTAACGGAGTTCACGAAGACTACCACAGAAAAGGTGACGAACCTCAGAAAATTGAGTATGATGCTTTGACTAAAAGAACAAAATTAGCCTTCTCCATCGCCTGGGAATTAGCGAACAGAGCTGATCGTCCGGTAGTTGACAAACCGATTAAATAA
- a CDS encoding acyl-CoA thioesterase, whose product MEKVLKTKKKIRFQDCDPFNHLNNAKYLEYFINTREDQIAEHYDLDIFKYMKETGLSWVVASSQISYIRPASTMETTLIESRLIDYRDNALLVEMKMWNENETELKAILWIRFIHYNIAAKKSANHSDDLMQLFQSVVTPVDQMTFENRCLEVVQSLKSGTVV is encoded by the coding sequence ATGGAAAAAGTATTAAAAACAAAAAAGAAAATCAGGTTTCAGGATTGTGATCCTTTTAATCATTTAAACAATGCAAAGTATTTGGAGTACTTTATTAATACAAGAGAAGATCAGATTGCGGAACATTACGATCTGGATATTTTTAAATATATGAAGGAAACTGGCCTGAGCTGGGTAGTAGCATCCAGTCAGATTAGTTATATACGTCCTGCTTCTACAATGGAAACGACCCTTATTGAATCGCGATTGATTGACTATCGTGATAATGCTTTGCTGGTTGAAATGAAAATGTGGAATGAAAATGAAACGGAGTTAAAAGCAATTTTATGGATCAGGTTTATTCATTATAATATTGCGGCAAAAAAATCAGCAAATCATTCTGATGATTTAATGCAATTATTTCAATCGGTTGTCACACCTGTTGATCAGATGACTTTTGAAAACAGATGCCTGGAAGTTGTTCAAAGTCTAAAATCAGGAACAGTTGTTTAA
- a CDS encoding TetR/AcrR family transcriptional regulator produces MMNTSEFILDKVAPVFNRQGYVGTSLTDITRATGLTKGAIYCNFANKEELALKSFQLNVDVAITPLFKIVASTTGSLEKLYAITKYQRSYYDRVKDRGGCPMLRVGVDTKFINPLLFKSAQSLSERFITGLSNIISEGIVSGEIQKNVDPLHYAKLLLSLIEGSSLLAFTHNDGTYITTAMDFIDHAIIEKIRK; encoded by the coding sequence ATGATGAATACTTCTGAATTTATATTGGATAAAGTGGCACCTGTTTTTAACAGGCAAGGATACGTTGGTACCAGTCTTACAGATATTACCAGAGCTACGGGACTTACTAAAGGGGCTATTTACTGCAATTTTGCCAATAAAGAAGAGTTAGCTTTAAAGTCTTTTCAATTGAATGTGGATGTAGCCATAACGCCTTTATTCAAAATCGTCGCGTCTACTACAGGAAGTTTGGAGAAACTTTATGCGATAACAAAATATCAAAGAAGTTATTATGATAGAGTCAAAGACAGAGGAGGTTGTCCAATGCTGCGTGTGGGAGTAGATACTAAATTTATCAATCCATTGTTGTTTAAGAGTGCTCAGAGTTTATCTGAAAGATTTATCACCGGACTTTCCAATATTATTAGCGAAGGCATTGTTAGTGGGGAAATCCAGAAGAATGTTGATCCGCTGCACTATGCAAAATTGCTATTGTCTTTGATAGAAGGAAGTTCTCTTTTGGCCTTTACGCATAATGATGGGACCTATATCACAACTGCTATGGATTTTATAGACCATGCAATAATCGAGAAAATTAGGAAATAA
- the rho gene encoding transcription termination factor Rho — protein sequence MFDISALKEMKLSELQEIAKLAKTIKFNGVKKETLISQILAHQEATVAPPASPVAEAEIVDEKPKRARIVPAKKTAANKNTPVLEFDKAEEAPDKAEAPIAITKTPAIKANPKSNPKIKGNAAAKETGEVKSVETTPEVQENIENTESTENTENAAVEKKGPKIVKFNKSAYEKKVALKKEKEATKEAVPENEVTAEVATAEKTEAPVQTKKINPNQNKNQNQNPNQNPNQNPNSNQNGNGNNGNQNPNHKNKKNNFRDSDFEFDGIIESEGVLEMMPDGYGFLRSSDYNYLASPDDIYLSTSQIRLFGLKTGDTVKGVVRPPKEGEKFFPLVRVLKINGHDPQVVRDRVSFEHLTPVFPSEKFKLAEKGSSVSTRIIDLFSPIGKGQRGMIVAQPKTGKTMLLKDIANAIAANHPEVYLIVLLIDERPEEVTDMQRSVRGEVIASTFDREPQEHVKIANIVLEKAKRLVECGHDVVILLDSITRLARAYNTVQPASGKVLSGGVDANALQKPKRFFGAARNVENGGSLSIIATALTETGSKMDEVIFEEFKGTGNMELQLDRKIANKRIFPAIDLTSSSTRRDDLLLDEKTLQRMWIMRKYLSDMNPVESMDFVNDRFKKTRNNEEFLISMND from the coding sequence ATGTTTGATATTTCTGCATTAAAAGAAATGAAGCTTTCTGAGCTTCAAGAAATAGCTAAGTTAGCTAAAACTATAAAGTTTAATGGCGTTAAAAAAGAGACTTTAATCAGTCAGATTTTAGCACATCAGGAAGCGACTGTAGCGCCGCCGGCTAGTCCTGTGGCAGAAGCGGAAATAGTAGATGAAAAACCGAAAAGAGCAAGAATTGTTCCGGCAAAAAAAACAGCAGCAAACAAGAATACACCGGTTCTGGAATTTGATAAAGCAGAGGAAGCTCCTGATAAAGCAGAAGCTCCGATTGCAATAACTAAAACTCCGGCTATTAAAGCAAATCCTAAATCAAATCCGAAGATAAAAGGAAATGCAGCAGCAAAAGAAACAGGAGAAGTAAAGAGCGTTGAAACAACACCGGAAGTTCAGGAAAATATTGAGAATACTGAAAGTACTGAGAATACTGAGAATGCAGCAGTAGAAAAAAAAGGACCAAAAATTGTAAAGTTCAACAAATCAGCTTACGAGAAAAAGGTCGCTTTGAAAAAAGAAAAGGAAGCTACGAAAGAAGCAGTTCCTGAAAACGAAGTTACAGCAGAAGTTGCTACTGCTGAAAAAACAGAAGCACCGGTTCAGACCAAGAAGATTAATCCGAACCAGAATAAAAATCAAAATCAGAATCCCAACCAAAACCCTAATCAGAATCCAAATTCTAATCAAAACGGGAACGGAAACAACGGGAATCAAAATCCAAATCATAAAAATAAAAAGAATAATTTCAGAGATTCAGACTTTGAGTTTGACGGAATTATAGAAAGTGAAGGTGTTCTTGAAATGATGCCGGATGGTTACGGATTTTTACGTTCATCAGATTATAATTATTTAGCCTCTCCCGATGATATTTATTTGTCAACGTCACAAATCAGATTGTTCGGTCTTAAAACCGGAGATACTGTAAAAGGAGTGGTTCGTCCTCCAAAAGAAGGCGAAAAGTTTTTCCCTCTTGTTCGTGTACTTAAAATTAATGGTCACGATCCGCAAGTGGTTCGCGACAGAGTTTCTTTCGAACATCTTACCCCGGTTTTTCCTTCTGAAAAATTTAAATTAGCCGAAAAAGGCAGTTCAGTTTCAACCCGTATTATCGATTTGTTTTCTCCAATAGGAAAAGGACAGCGTGGTATGATTGTCGCTCAGCCTAAAACGGGAAAAACAATGTTACTAAAAGACATTGCAAACGCAATTGCGGCCAACCATCCCGAAGTTTACCTTATTGTTCTTTTGATTGATGAACGTCCTGAGGAGGTTACAGATATGCAGCGTAGTGTAAGAGGAGAAGTTATCGCTTCTACTTTTGACAGAGAACCACAAGAACACGTGAAGATTGCGAATATTGTTCTTGAAAAAGCAAAACGTTTGGTAGAATGCGGACACGATGTGGTAATTTTACTTGATTCGATTACGCGTTTAGCAAGAGCGTACAATACCGTTCAGCCTGCTTCAGGTAAAGTTTTAAGTGGAGGTGTTGATGCTAATGCATTGCAAAAACCAAAACGTTTCTTTGGAGCTGCCAGAAATGTAGAAAACGGAGGTTCATTAAGTATCATTGCAACGGCATTGACGGAAACTGGTTCTAAAATGGATGAGGTTATCTTTGAAGAATTTAAAGGTACCGGTAACATGGAACTTCAATTGGATCGTAAAATTGCCAACAAACGTATCTTCCCGGCTATCGATCTTACTTCATCAAGTACTCGTCGTGATGATTTATTACTGGATGAGAAAACATTACAAAGAATGTGGATCATGCGTAAGTATCTGTCTGATATGAATCCGGTAGAATCTATGGATTTTGTAAACGACCGTTTCAAGAAAACCAGAAACAATGAAGAGTTTTTGATTTCTATGAATGACTAA
- a CDS encoding DUF4293 domain-containing protein yields MIQRIQTVYLILTFLITGVLLFFTPLWTLNNGKPFYFMQDKLYTILLGLSTMLTIISIISYKKRQNQFVMGRLNIILNLILLGLFVYRSLNLSGDTTTIVSEKGIGMFLPIVAIVLLVLANKAIKKDEDLVKSVDRLR; encoded by the coding sequence ATGATACAACGAATTCAGACTGTATATTTAATTCTTACCTTTTTAATTACAGGGGTATTACTGTTTTTCACTCCGCTTTGGACCTTAAACAATGGTAAGCCTTTTTACTTTATGCAGGATAAGCTTTACACCATATTATTAGGTCTAAGTACAATGCTAACTATCATTAGTATTATTTCATACAAAAAAAGACAAAATCAGTTTGTAATGGGCAGACTGAACATAATATTAAATTTAATTTTATTGGGATTATTTGTATATCGTTCTCTAAATTTATCTGGAGATACTACTACCATTGTATCAGAGAAAGGTATTGGGATGTTTCTACCTATTGTTGCTATCGTATTATTAGTTTTAGCTAATAAGGCCATCAAAAAGGATGAAGATCTTGTAAAATCTGTAGACCGTTTGAGGTAA
- a CDS encoding response regulator, with protein sequence MKDKIRIHLADDHQVLIDGLSNLLQTVENFEVVGKSYDGNTVYENITLNNPDILILDISMPKKDGIEVVKELQQKNVPCKIIILSSYDDLKIIKEVMKLGVKGYLTKKCAGENIIEAVEAVYQEQEYYCDAVREKIFNIFSHNNPKLNKNIKVDNPILSAREIEIITLIALEYSGKEIGEQLFISTNTVETHRKNIMKKLQIKGSIGLVKYALKNNLINS encoded by the coding sequence ATGAAAGATAAAATAAGAATACACCTGGCAGATGATCATCAGGTACTTATTGATGGCCTTAGCAACTTACTACAGACGGTCGAAAATTTTGAAGTAGTAGGTAAATCATACGATGGCAATACAGTTTATGAAAATATTACTCTAAACAATCCGGATATCCTGATTCTGGACATTAGCATGCCTAAAAAAGATGGAATCGAAGTAGTTAAAGAACTTCAGCAAAAAAATGTTCCATGCAAAATCATTATTCTCTCCAGTTACGACGATCTGAAAATTATTAAAGAAGTTATGAAACTGGGCGTAAAAGGTTACCTCACAAAAAAATGCGCCGGAGAAAACATTATCGAAGCCGTAGAAGCCGTTTATCAGGAACAGGAATATTATTGCGATGCTGTTAGAGAAAAAATCTTTAATATTTTCTCTCATAACAATCCAAAACTCAATAAAAATATCAAAGTAGACAACCCAATTCTAAGCGCCCGTGAAATCGAAATTATCACTTTAATTGCATTAGAATACAGTGGAAAAGAAATTGGCGAACAGCTCTTTATCAGTACAAACACGGTCGAAACACATCGAAAAAACATCATGAAAAAACTACAGATAAAAGGTTCTATTGGTCTGGTAAAATATGCCCTGAAAAACAATTTGATAAATTCCTGA
- a CDS encoding sensor histidine kinase encodes MSFFRYFIFFILLTTFNSYPIVAQEKTVPETNTTTVVRNTKKNNTCLPEKIRNKQIISLSIVMIILLFFLFYFFYQNHKLRQKIKRKDAKQKILLNVINAGIDSQEAERKKIASFLHDNINSLLSSVGLHLKTFTTQNDIKSDEIQKAKSILQEAHDLLRDMSHDLVPTLLVRFGLIYALEDLCERNSNSHINFKFSSTISTEKRYIEKFEMKLYFIVSELFNNIIKHSDAQKATIFLSEKNNQFIIVIQDNGKGFETERLNYFEGFGINRIRARIKKYKGTMSITSKTNEGTTVKIKIPLPF; translated from the coding sequence ATGTCCTTTTTCAGATACTTTATATTTTTCATTCTTTTAACCACTTTCAACAGCTATCCCATTGTTGCTCAAGAAAAAACAGTTCCTGAAACGAACACTACAACCGTCGTTAGAAATACAAAAAAAAACAATACTTGTCTTCCTGAAAAAATAAGAAACAAACAAATAATCAGCTTATCAATTGTAATGATAATTCTCTTATTCTTTTTGTTTTATTTTTTCTACCAAAACCACAAACTAAGGCAAAAGATTAAACGGAAAGATGCCAAACAAAAAATATTACTCAATGTAATTAATGCCGGCATTGACAGTCAGGAAGCTGAACGTAAAAAAATCGCATCGTTTTTACACGACAACATTAATTCCTTATTATCTTCTGTCGGACTGCATTTAAAAACTTTCACCACACAAAACGATATAAAATCAGACGAAATTCAGAAAGCAAAGTCTATTCTACAAGAAGCACACGATCTTTTACGAGATATGTCACACGACTTAGTCCCTACTCTTTTGGTACGTTTTGGATTAATTTATGCTTTGGAAGATTTATGTGAAAGAAACTCGAATTCCCACATCAATTTTAAATTTTCGAGTACCATTTCAACTGAAAAAAGATACATCGAAAAATTTGAAATGAAACTTTACTTTATTGTTTCGGAACTTTTCAACAACATTATCAAACACAGTGATGCCCAAAAAGCTACCATTTTCCTATCCGAAAAAAACAATCAGTTTATCATTGTAATTCAGGACAATGGAAAGGGCTTTGAAACCGAAAGACTAAACTATTTTGAAGGTTTTGGTATTAACCGAATCAGGGCGAGAATCAAAAAATACAAAGGAACTATGTCAATTACTTCAAAGACAAACGAAGGAACCACTGTCAAAATCAAGATTCCATTACCCTTTTAA
- a CDS encoding metallophosphoesterase, whose amino-acid sequence MKRILLLSDTHSHIDDTILKYVAQADEVWHAGDIGDLNVTDTIKKLKPLRCVYGNIDDAQARLEFPLHNRFLCEDVSVWITHIGGYPGKYNPNIREEMATDPPKLFICGHSHILKVMFDKKNNLLHMNPGAAGKSGFHQVRTMLRFVIEGDKIKDLEIVEIGKK is encoded by the coding sequence ATGAAAAGAATCCTCCTGCTTTCAGACACACACAGTCACATTGATGATACCATTTTAAAATATGTAGCTCAGGCCGATGAAGTCTGGCATGCCGGAGACATTGGTGATCTTAATGTTACGGATACAATCAAAAAGTTAAAGCCTCTGCGATGTGTATACGGTAATATTGACGATGCGCAGGCGAGATTGGAATTTCCTTTACACAATCGGTTTTTATGTGAAGATGTTTCCGTGTGGATTACACATATTGGAGGATATCCGGGGAAGTATAATCCTAATATAAGAGAAGAGATGGCGACCGATCCGCCTAAATTATTTATCTGTGGACATTCACATATACTGAAAGTGATGTTCGATAAAAAAAATAATCTGCTGCACATGAATCCCGGAGCGGCCGGAAAAAGTGGATTTCATCAGGTTCGAACAATGTTACGATTTGTAATTGAAGGTGATAAAATAAAGGATCTGGAAATAGTTGAAATTGGTAAAAAGTAA
- the truA gene encoding tRNA pseudouridine(38-40) synthase TruA: MRYFIQFAYNGTNYHGWQFQPNASSVQETLNKALSILLNSPINVMGAGRTDTGVHAEEMYGHFDIETSLDIPNLIHKLNSYLPKDIAIFNILPVHDDAHCRFDATRRTYEYHINTVKNPFLQELSWYFNQKLDVDLMNEAAKILLNHTDFQCFSKVNTDVNTFDCTVFEAYWKQENNKLIFTISANRFLRNMVRSIVGTLVNIGLHKISLTDFEAIIASKSREKAGFSVPAHGLYLTEIDYDYL, translated from the coding sequence TTGAGATATTTTATTCAATTTGCTTATAACGGAACTAATTATCATGGCTGGCAATTTCAGCCCAATGCCTCTTCTGTTCAGGAGACTTTAAACAAAGCACTTTCCATTTTATTGAACTCTCCCATAAACGTGATGGGCGCAGGAAGAACGGATACCGGAGTTCATGCGGAAGAGATGTATGGCCACTTTGATATTGAAACGTCGTTAGATATTCCAAATTTAATACACAAACTCAACTCCTATTTACCAAAAGACATTGCTATTTTTAATATTCTTCCTGTTCACGATGACGCTCATTGCCGATTTGATGCTACCAGAAGAACCTACGAATACCATATCAACACCGTTAAAAATCCTTTTTTACAAGAATTAAGCTGGTATTTCAATCAAAAATTAGATGTTGATTTAATGAATGAGGCGGCAAAAATTTTGCTCAACCACACCGACTTCCAATGCTTTTCGAAAGTAAATACCGATGTCAATACTTTTGATTGCACGGTTTTTGAGGCATATTGGAAACAAGAAAACAATAAACTGATTTTTACCATCTCGGCCAATCGTTTTCTCAGAAATATGGTTCGCTCAATTGTTGGGACGCTAGTAAATATTGGCTTGCATAAAATTTCTCTAACTGATTTTGAAGCGATCATCGCCAGCAAAAGCAGAGAAAAAGCTGGGTTTTCAGTACCGGCACACGGATTGTATTTAACCGAAATTGATTACGATTACTTATAG